The stretch of DNA CGGGCCAGGGGGAACCCTACTCGGTTTTGGCGGCCGGGGGCCCGTCGGGCGTCCCGGCGCCTTTTTCTCGGAGCTTGCGCATGTAGTCGTGGGGACCTTTTCCCTCGAAGGACGTGGGGCTCTTGTAGGAGCCGCCAATCTTGTCCCAGAGGGTGAAGTACTGCCCGTAGTTGTAGTCGAAGTACAAGTGGTGGTCGGTGTGGTGGGCTGAGCCATTGATGATGTGGCGCAGGAAGCGTGGGACACGGTAGTCGCCGTCGTGAATGGAGATGGTCCAGACGTTGACGAAGATGTAAAGGCCCAAATAGGTGATTTTGTgcagggggaagaggaaggggtaGACGTGGTAGGGCAGGCTCTGCATGAAGCCGTCGACGGGGTGGAAAGCGTGGCTGGCGAAGGGAGTAGCGATCTTCCAGAGGTGGTGGGGCTTGTGGAAGCGCTGCGGGGAGAAAACATGCCATTTAGGGGATTACCGTCACTGCCACAAAAGCAGGAGAGGCACACGCATTCAGAACGGATCCTAATGGGCTCTCCATTCCCGTCGTGTCGGGGATGGAGCCCTCCTACCCCTCCCAGGGCGGGCGTTCGCGGGGAGGAGCAGTGGGGCCGCGTCATACCTTGTAGAACAGTCTGTGATGGAGCCCGCGGTGTATCCAGTAGATGCCCATGTCagtgaagaagaggaaggacaGCATGCTGAGGAAGACACCCGACCAACCTGCAGGAAGAGGGACAGTAGGGATGATGTTGGCAAGGGCCAGGGAGGAGCATGGAGAAGACTGGGAGGAGCCCTCCTTGCGCGGTCGTGATGGGAACATGCAACCAGGGCAATTAGAAGGGAGTTGCTCGAGGCAGGGGGATTTGATGGGGGCTAGTCTGAGTTGTGCTATGCCGAGGTGAAACAGGGGGACACAGTCAGCTAAATGAGGCAATGGGGAGCGGCTCACCGTACGGGGAGTCCTCGATGTTGTCGTACAGCTTGCTGTAGCCGCGCACCTCGGCGAAGAACAGGGCGACGGTGGGCACGCTGATCCAGGGGAGGGAGCGCAGCGCGAAGGTGATCTCCCGACGCACCTGGTTCTGTGGGAGAGGGGGGTCATGGGGAGAatataacaagagcaagtgtagggttttgcatctgggtaggaacaacgccaggttccagtataagttggggaacgagctGTTGAAGAACAGTGtagggaaagggagctggggagaccacacctggaatcttgtgtccagttgtggcccctcagttccagcaggacagggaactgctggagagagtccagcgcagcccccaagatgctggagggagtggagcatctcccgtgtgaggaaaggctgagggagctggggctctggagctggacaagaggagactgaggggggactcattcctggggatcaagatggaaagggggagtgtcaggaggatggagccaggctcttgtgggtgacaaccagtgacaggacaaggggcaatgggtgcaaactggaacacaggaggttccacttgagtacgagaagaaacttgttgggggtgagggtggcagagcctggcccaggctgcccagggaggttgtggagttggGGTGATTGGAGGGGATGATCATCTGACATCCCTTCTAATCCCTGAAAGCCTGTCATTCT from Columba livia isolate bColLiv1 breed racing homer chromosome 24, bColLiv1.pat.W.v2, whole genome shotgun sequence encodes:
- the SC5D gene encoding lathosterol oxidase; its protein translation is MDLVLDVADRHLLTPYVYPAGWPEHEPCRQLLSLFVITNLGALALYLLCATLSYYFVFDHELMKHPQFLENQVRREITFALRSLPWISVPTVALFFAEVRGYSKLYDNIEDSPYGWSGVFLSMLSFLFFTDMGIYWIHRGLHHRLFYKRFHKPHHLWKIATPFASHAFHPVDGFMQSLPYHVYPFLFPLHKITYLGLYIFVNVWTISIHDGDYRVPRFLRHIINGSAHHTDHHLYFDYNYGQYFTLWDKIGGSYKSPTSFEGKGPHDYMRKLREKGAGTPDGPPAAKTE